A window of Anomalospiza imberbis isolate Cuckoo-Finch-1a 21T00152 chromosome 4, ASM3175350v1, whole genome shotgun sequence contains these coding sequences:
- the IL15 gene encoding interleukin-15 isoform X1, translating to MLGPTQNSAGALSRLQTQKTHLKSICLQYLLLNCHCFFLLKSGMGLIIFFLCAYVPKTEAGHCKWAEVLKDLERIKTSKDIDVSLYTANADEDEECQELVMRCFFLETEVIIQECRIKNCSKTQDVWNIWKNGNESFENNKLNSTKSEKCKECEEYEEKNFTEFVQNFEKVIQRDCKH from the exons AAAACACACCTGAAAAGTATTTGTCTGCAGTATCTGCTTCTGAACTGccattgctttttccttttaaagagtGGGATGGGACTAATCATCTTCTTCCTATG TGCTTATGTACCAAAGACAGAAGCAGGTCATTGCAAGTGGGCAGAAGTTCTGAAAGATTTGGAAAGGATCAAGACATCCAAA GATATTGATGTCAGTTTATACACTGCAAATGCAGATGAGGAT gaagaatGCCAAGAACTTGTAATGAGGTGCTTTTTCTTAGAGACAGAAGTGATAATTCAAGAATGTCGTATCAAAAATTGTAGTAAAACACAGGATGTGTGGAACAtatggaaaaatggaaatgaaagctttgaAAATAATAAG ttgaattccacaaaatcagaaaaatgcaAAGAGTGTGAAGAATAcgaagaaaaaaattttacagAATTTGTACAAAATTTTGAAAAGGTTATACAAAGGGATTGCAAACACTGA
- the IL15 gene encoding interleukin-15 isoform X4 — protein sequence MGLIIFFLCAYVPKTEAGHCKWAEVLKDLERIKTSKDIDVSLYTANADEDEECQELVMRCFFLETEVIIQECRIKNCSKTQDVWNIWKNGNESFENNKLNSTKSEKCKECEEYEEKNFTEFVQNFEKVIQRDCKH from the exons ATGGGACTAATCATCTTCTTCCTATG TGCTTATGTACCAAAGACAGAAGCAGGTCATTGCAAGTGGGCAGAAGTTCTGAAAGATTTGGAAAGGATCAAGACATCCAAA GATATTGATGTCAGTTTATACACTGCAAATGCAGATGAGGAT gaagaatGCCAAGAACTTGTAATGAGGTGCTTTTTCTTAGAGACAGAAGTGATAATTCAAGAATGTCGTATCAAAAATTGTAGTAAAACACAGGATGTGTGGAACAtatggaaaaatggaaatgaaagctttgaAAATAATAAG ttgaattccacaaaatcagaaaaatgcaAAGAGTGTGAAGAATAcgaagaaaaaaattttacagAATTTGTACAAAATTTTGAAAAGGTTATACAAAGGGATTGCAAACACTGA